Proteins from one Ramlibacter sp. PS4R-6 genomic window:
- the cysN gene encoding sulfate adenylyltransferase subunit CysN: MDALISTDIAQYLEKHEKKSLLRFITCGSVDDGKSTLIGRLLYDSKMLFEDQIAAMEADSRKWGTQGDNIDFALLVDGLAAEREQGITIDVAYRFFSTENRKFIVADTPGHEQYTRNMVTGASTADAAILMVDARKGVLTQTRRHSYLVSLLGIEHICVAINKMDLVDYTEKTYQKIVDDYLAFAGQIGLKDVTFIPVSAFKGHNITGRSEKMPWYNGPTLMGWLETVEVDEERQQKGPFRLPVQWVNRPDLDFRGFSGTIAGGTVKPGDRIRVQPSGKESTVKRIVTLDGDLPHAVAGQSVTIALADEVDISRGDLISQADAPAGVADQFETTIVWMHEEQLLPGRFYLMKMGTRTVTASVMDVKYQVNVNTLEHTAAKTLGLNAIGVCTLNLDRPIGFDPYKENRDTGGFILIDRMTNATVGAGMIHFALRRSQNVHVQHTDVDKAARCKLNGQKSCVVWFTGLSGSGKSTISNLLEKRLFAMGHRTYLLDGDNVRHGLNKDLGFTDTDRVENIRRVAEVAKLMVDAGLIVMTAFISPFRAERRMARSLVAQDEFIEIHIDVPLAVAEQRDVKGLYKKARRGELKNFTGIDSRYEEPESPELRLQTDRVTPAEAVDRIVALLRERGVLP; this comes from the coding sequence ATGGACGCGCTCATTTCCACCGACATCGCCCAATACCTCGAGAAGCACGAGAAGAAGAGCCTGCTGCGCTTCATCACCTGCGGCAGCGTCGACGACGGCAAGAGCACGCTGATCGGCCGCCTGCTGTACGACTCGAAGATGCTGTTCGAGGACCAGATTGCGGCGATGGAAGCCGACTCGCGCAAGTGGGGCACGCAGGGCGACAACATCGACTTCGCGCTGCTCGTCGACGGCCTGGCCGCCGAGCGCGAGCAGGGCATCACCATCGACGTCGCCTACCGCTTCTTCTCGACCGAGAACCGCAAGTTCATCGTCGCCGACACGCCGGGCCACGAGCAGTACACGCGCAACATGGTCACCGGTGCGTCGACGGCCGACGCCGCGATCCTGATGGTCGATGCTCGCAAGGGCGTGCTCACGCAGACCCGGCGCCACAGCTACCTGGTGTCGCTGCTGGGCATCGAGCACATCTGCGTGGCCATCAACAAGATGGACCTCGTCGACTACACGGAGAAGACGTATCAGAAGATCGTCGACGACTACCTGGCGTTCGCCGGGCAGATCGGCCTGAAGGACGTCACCTTCATCCCGGTCTCCGCCTTCAAGGGCCACAACATCACCGGCCGCAGCGAGAAGATGCCCTGGTACAACGGGCCGACACTGATGGGTTGGCTCGAGACGGTGGAAGTGGACGAGGAGCGCCAGCAGAAGGGCCCGTTCCGCCTGCCCGTGCAATGGGTGAACCGCCCGGACCTCGACTTCCGCGGCTTCTCCGGCACGATCGCGGGTGGCACGGTGAAGCCCGGCGACCGCATCCGGGTACAGCCCTCCGGCAAGGAGAGCACCGTCAAGCGCATCGTCACCCTCGACGGCGACCTGCCGCACGCGGTGGCGGGCCAGTCGGTGACGATCGCGCTCGCCGACGAAGTGGACATCTCGCGCGGCGACCTGATCTCGCAGGCCGATGCGCCGGCCGGTGTCGCCGACCAGTTCGAGACCACCATCGTATGGATGCACGAGGAGCAGCTGCTGCCCGGCCGCTTCTACCTGATGAAGATGGGCACGCGCACGGTGACCGCTTCCGTGATGGACGTGAAGTACCAGGTCAACGTCAACACGCTGGAGCACACCGCCGCCAAGACGCTGGGCCTGAACGCCATCGGCGTGTGCACGCTCAACCTTGACCGCCCCATCGGCTTCGATCCCTACAAGGAGAACCGCGACACCGGCGGTTTCATCCTGATCGACCGCATGACCAACGCCACCGTCGGCGCGGGGATGATCCATTTCGCGCTGCGCCGCAGCCAGAACGTGCACGTGCAGCACACGGACGTGGACAAGGCCGCGCGCTGCAAGCTGAACGGCCAGAAGTCGTGCGTCGTGTGGTTCACGGGCCTGTCGGGATCGGGCAAGTCAACCATCTCGAACCTTCTCGAGAAGCGCCTCTTCGCGATGGGCCACCGCACCTACCTGCTCGACGGCGACAACGTGCGGCACGGCCTCAACAAGGACCTGGGCTTCACCGACACCGACCGCGTGGAGAACATCCGCCGCGTCGCCGAAGTGGCCAAGCTGATGGTCGATGCGGGCCTGATTGTGATGACCGCGTTCATCTCGCCCTTCCGCGCCGAGCGGCGCATGGCGCGCTCGCTCGTCGCGCAGGACGAGTTCATCGAGATCCACATCGACGTGCCGCTGGCCGTGGCCGAGCAGCGCGACGTGAAGGGCCTGTACAAGAAGGCGCGGCGCGGCGAGCTGAAGAACTTCACCGGCATCGACTCGCGCTACGAGGAGCCGGAGTCGCCCGAGCTGCGCCTGCAGACCGACCGCGTCACGCCCGCGGAAGCGGTCGACCGCATCGTCGCGCTGCTGCGCGAGCGCGGCGTGTTGCCCTAG
- a CDS encoding NAD-dependent epimerase/dehydratase family protein: MPSIQSPLGALPSRFRRERVLIVGCGDIGLRVASRLRGRVLMRALSSTPERHATLRAAGIVPLAGNLDDPLSLRRLAGLATRAIHLAPPATEHSGAWWRDFRTLALLRALAGRSAPASMVYASTSGVYGDCGGALVAEARPPNPRTPRAQRRLDAERLVRHFGRRTGSRVSILRVPGIYGPGRSGSPRERLEQGTPVLAAPEDVYTNHVHADDLALAVEVALWRGSAQRVYNTNDDTRLKAGDYYDLAADIYGLQRPRRVARASAEQELSLNSLGFLNESRQLSNERLKRELRVALRFPTVREGLAAMRP, encoded by the coding sequence TTGCCCTCAATCCAGAGTCCCCTAGGCGCGCTGCCGTCGCGCTTCCGGCGCGAGCGCGTGCTCATCGTGGGCTGCGGCGACATCGGGTTGCGTGTCGCCAGCCGCTTGCGCGGGCGCGTGCTGATGAGGGCGCTCAGCTCCACACCGGAGCGTCATGCAACCTTGCGGGCGGCGGGGATCGTGCCCCTGGCGGGCAATCTCGATGACCCCCTGTCGTTGCGGCGCCTGGCCGGCCTCGCCACCCGTGCCATCCACCTCGCGCCGCCGGCGACCGAGCACTCGGGTGCGTGGTGGCGGGACTTCCGCACGCTCGCCCTGCTGCGCGCGCTGGCGGGGCGGTCCGCGCCGGCGAGCATGGTCTACGCGTCCACCAGTGGGGTGTACGGCGACTGCGGCGGGGCTCTTGTCGCCGAGGCTCGTCCGCCGAACCCGAGGACGCCGCGCGCGCAGCGCCGGCTCGACGCCGAGCGGCTGGTGCGGCATTTCGGCCGCCGCACCGGGTCGCGCGTGTCCATCCTGCGTGTGCCGGGCATCTACGGGCCGGGGCGCAGCGGCAGCCCGCGTGAGCGCCTCGAGCAGGGCACGCCCGTGCTGGCGGCCCCCGAGGATGTGTACACGAACCACGTGCATGCCGACGATCTCGCGCTGGCCGTCGAGGTGGCGCTTTGGCGGGGTTCGGCGCAGCGTGTGTACAACACCAACGACGACACGCGCCTGAAGGCGGGCGACTACTACGACCTGGCAGCGGACATCTACGGCCTGCAACGGCCGCGCCGCGTCGCGCGGGCATCGGCCGAACAGGAGCTGTCGCTCAACTCGCTGGGCTTCCTGAACGAATCCCGGCAGCTGTCCAACGAGCGCCTCAAGCGCGAGCTGCGCGTGGCGCTGCGCTTTCCGACCGTGCGCGAAGGCCTCGCGGCCATGCGGCCCTAG
- a CDS encoding CDP-6-deoxy-delta-3,4-glucoseen reductase → MTSPSAPTGPFKVTAQPSGRSFEVEGGEAILPAAIRQGIGMPYGCKDGACGSCKCKKLEGIVVHGTHQAKALSAEEEAEGYILTCCGVPQSDVVIYSKQVTDESAFPVRKMPSRVLSMERRSPDVVVLRMQLPANDTMRFHAGQYVEFILRDGARRSYSMANAPHRLMQETGPGTSAPVIELHIRHMPGGKFTDHVFTAMKEKEIMRVEGPYGSFYLREDSDKPIVLLASGTGFAPIKAVIEHLQFKGIQRPATLYWGGRRPADLYLDDWVKAQLAQMPTLQYVPVISNALPEDNWTGRTGFVHKAVMEDFPDLSGHQVYACGAPIVVDSAREQFSAQCKLPPDEFYADAFTSESDKHGKTA, encoded by the coding sequence ATGACGAGCCCCAGCGCACCGACCGGACCCTTCAAGGTGACGGCCCAGCCGAGCGGGCGCTCGTTCGAAGTCGAAGGTGGCGAGGCGATCCTGCCCGCCGCCATCCGCCAGGGCATCGGCATGCCCTACGGCTGCAAGGACGGCGCGTGCGGCTCGTGCAAGTGCAAGAAGCTCGAGGGCATCGTGGTGCACGGCACCCACCAGGCCAAGGCATTGAGCGCCGAGGAAGAAGCCGAGGGCTACATCCTCACCTGCTGCGGCGTGCCGCAGAGCGACGTCGTCATCTACTCCAAGCAGGTCACCGACGAGAGCGCCTTCCCCGTGCGCAAGATGCCCTCGCGCGTGCTGTCGATGGAGCGGCGCTCGCCCGACGTCGTGGTGCTGCGCATGCAGCTGCCCGCCAACGACACCATGCGCTTCCACGCGGGCCAGTACGTCGAGTTCATCCTGCGCGACGGCGCGCGCCGCAGCTACTCGATGGCCAATGCGCCGCACCGGCTGATGCAGGAGACAGGCCCGGGCACCAGCGCGCCGGTGATCGAGCTGCATATCCGCCACATGCCCGGCGGCAAGTTCACCGACCACGTGTTCACGGCGATGAAGGAAAAGGAGATCATGCGCGTCGAAGGGCCGTACGGCAGCTTCTACCTGCGCGAGGACTCGGACAAGCCCATCGTGCTGCTCGCATCGGGCACCGGCTTCGCACCGATCAAGGCCGTGATCGAACACCTGCAGTTCAAGGGCATCCAGCGCCCGGCCACGCTGTACTGGGGCGGCCGCCGCCCGGCGGACCTGTACCTGGACGACTGGGTGAAGGCGCAGCTCGCGCAGATGCCGACGCTGCAGTACGTGCCCGTCATCTCCAACGCGCTGCCCGAGGACAACTGGACCGGCCGCACGGGCTTCGTGCACAAGGCGGTGATGGAAGACTTCCCCGACCTCTCGGGCCACCAGGTGTATGCCTGCGGCGCGCCCATCGTGGTCGACTCCGCGCGCGAGCAGTTCAGCGCGCAGTGCAAGCTGCCCCCCGACGAGTTCTACGCCGACGCCTTCACGAGCGAGTCGGACAAGCACGGCAAGACCGCATGA
- a CDS encoding Bug family tripartite tricarboxylate transporter substrate binding protein, producing the protein MIQRRPFLLAAASALALPAFAQQRPIRLVVPYAAGGPIDVTARLLAERVKDSLGTLIIDNKPGGGGNIGADIVAKAPPDGLTIGISAVATHAINPWLFAKMPYDAVKDFTPITQMVRVPNVLVMNAETAARLKINSVRDLVAYAKANPAKLNYGSGGNGSAGHLAGEMFKSGAGIFAVHIPYNGGNPAQLALLSGQVDFNFDNLATAAPNIRAGKLKALAVTTLNRSPALPDVPPVADTVKGFAIDTWWGLVGPAGMPADLVAKYNAAFVAALQSPEARTRFGALMAEPVWNTPQEFGRFMQSELVKYEKVVKLSGAKVD; encoded by the coding sequence ATGATCCAAAGACGCCCCTTCCTTCTCGCGGCCGCGAGCGCCCTCGCCCTGCCCGCCTTCGCGCAACAGCGCCCCATCCGCCTGGTCGTCCCGTACGCCGCCGGCGGCCCCATCGACGTCACCGCGCGCCTGCTCGCCGAACGCGTCAAGGATTCGCTGGGCACCCTCATCATCGACAACAAGCCCGGCGGCGGCGGCAACATCGGCGCCGACATCGTGGCCAAGGCGCCGCCCGACGGCCTCACCATCGGCATCTCGGCCGTCGCGACGCACGCGATCAACCCGTGGCTGTTCGCGAAGATGCCGTACGACGCGGTGAAGGACTTCACGCCGATCACGCAGATGGTCCGCGTGCCCAACGTGCTGGTCATGAACGCGGAGACGGCCGCGCGCCTGAAGATCAACTCGGTGCGCGACCTCGTCGCGTACGCCAAGGCCAACCCGGCCAAGCTCAACTACGGCAGCGGCGGCAACGGCAGCGCGGGGCACCTCGCCGGCGAGATGTTCAAGAGCGGCGCGGGCATCTTTGCCGTGCACATCCCCTACAACGGCGGCAACCCGGCGCAGCTGGCGCTGCTGTCGGGCCAGGTCGACTTCAACTTCGACAACCTCGCCACCGCGGCGCCGAACATCCGGGCGGGCAAGCTGAAAGCTCTCGCCGTCACCACGCTCAACCGTTCGCCTGCGCTGCCCGACGTCCCACCCGTGGCCGACACCGTCAAGGGGTTCGCGATCGACACCTGGTGGGGACTCGTCGGCCCCGCGGGCATGCCCGCGGACCTCGTCGCGAAATACAACGCCGCGTTCGTTGCTGCACTGCAATCGCCTGAAGCGAGGACGCGCTTCGGCGCGCTGATGGCCGAGCCCGTGTGGAATACGCCACAGGAATTCGGCCGCTTCATGCAATCCGAGCTCGTGAAATACGAAAAAGTTGTGAAGCTTTCCGGCGCCAAGGTCGACTGA
- a CDS encoding ABC transporter ATP-binding protein, giving the protein MSNVLLKVSGVKVAYGGIQAVKGVDFEVREGELVSLIGSNGAGKTTTMKAITGSLPLAGGDIEYLGRSIKGRGPWELVKEGLAMVPEGRGIFTRMTIAENLLMGAHIRSDKEGIAADMDKVYGIFPRLKERREQLAGTLSGGEQQMLAMGRALMSRPKVLLMDEPSMGLSPIMVDKIFEVVRDVYAQGVTVLLVEQNAARALDIANRGYVMESGLITMSGEGKAMLNDPKVRAAYLGE; this is encoded by the coding sequence ATGAGCAACGTGCTCCTGAAGGTGAGCGGCGTGAAGGTGGCCTACGGCGGCATCCAGGCCGTCAAGGGCGTGGATTTCGAGGTGCGCGAGGGCGAGCTCGTTTCGCTCATCGGCTCCAACGGCGCCGGCAAGACCACCACGATGAAGGCCATCACGGGCTCGCTGCCGCTGGCCGGCGGCGACATCGAATACCTGGGGCGCAGCATCAAGGGCCGCGGCCCCTGGGAACTGGTGAAGGAAGGCCTGGCCATGGTGCCGGAAGGCCGCGGCATCTTCACCCGCATGACCATTGCCGAGAACCTGCTGATGGGCGCGCACATCCGCAGCGACAAGGAGGGCATCGCGGCGGACATGGACAAGGTGTACGGCATCTTCCCGCGCCTGAAGGAACGCCGCGAGCAGCTCGCGGGCACGCTGTCGGGCGGCGAGCAGCAGATGCTCGCGATGGGCCGCGCGCTCATGAGCCGGCCGAAGGTGCTGCTGATGGACGAGCCGTCGATGGGCCTGTCGCCCATCATGGTCGACAAGATCTTCGAGGTGGTGCGCGACGTGTACGCGCAGGGCGTGACGGTGCTGCTGGTCGAGCAGAACGCGGCGCGCGCGCTGGACATCGCCAACCGCGGCTACGTGATGGAGTCCGGGCTCATCACCATGAGCGGCGAAGGCAAGGCGATGCTCAACGACCCGAAGGTGCGGGCCGCCTACCTGGGCGAGTAG
- a CDS encoding ABC transporter ATP-binding protein codes for MAETVLRVSGVSKRFGGLQALSDVGLTIERGQVYGLIGPNGAGKTTFFNVITGLYTADSGSFELAGKPYVPSAVHEVAKAGIARTFQNIRLFAEMTALENVMVGRHIRTESGLMGAMFRTKHFVNEEAAIAKRAQELLDYVGIPGYTDYKARTLSYGDQRRLEIARALATDPQLIALDEPAAGMNATEKVQLRELIDRIRNDGSTILLIEHDVKLVMGLCDSVTVLDYGKSIAQGSPYDVQRNEKVIEAYLGHSYVAGAPAAATAGDEE; via the coding sequence ATGGCTGAAACCGTCCTTCGCGTCAGCGGCGTATCCAAGCGCTTCGGGGGCCTGCAGGCGCTCTCCGACGTCGGGCTCACCATCGAGCGCGGCCAGGTCTACGGCCTGATCGGCCCGAACGGCGCCGGCAAGACGACCTTCTTCAACGTGATCACCGGGCTGTACACCGCCGACAGCGGCAGTTTCGAGCTCGCCGGCAAGCCCTACGTGCCGAGCGCGGTGCACGAGGTGGCCAAGGCCGGCATCGCGCGCACCTTCCAGAACATCCGGCTCTTTGCCGAGATGACGGCGCTCGAGAACGTGATGGTCGGCCGCCACATCCGCACGGAGTCGGGCCTCATGGGCGCGATGTTCCGCACGAAGCATTTCGTGAACGAGGAAGCAGCGATCGCCAAGCGCGCGCAGGAGCTGCTCGACTATGTCGGCATCCCGGGCTATACGGATTACAAGGCGCGCACGCTCTCGTATGGCGACCAACGCCGCCTGGAGATCGCTCGCGCGCTGGCGACCGACCCGCAGCTGATTGCGCTCGACGAGCCGGCGGCCGGCATGAACGCCACCGAGAAGGTGCAGCTGCGCGAGCTGATCGACCGCATCCGCAACGACGGCAGCACCATCCTGCTGATCGAGCACGACGTGAAGCTGGTGATGGGCCTGTGCGACAGCGTCACCGTGCTGGACTACGGCAAGTCGATCGCGCAGGGCTCGCCCTACGACGTGCAGCGCAACGAGAAGGTGATCGAGGCCTACCTGGGCCACAGCTACGTCGCGGGCGCGCCCGCGGCCGCCACCGCGGGGGACGAAGAATGA
- a CDS encoding branched-chain amino acid ABC transporter permease: MDFINRQNKYVVYALGALALCILPLLLQYAGNFWVRIADIALLYVLLALGLNIVVGYAGLLDLGYVAFFAIGAYMYGLMASPHLSENFPWFARMFPQGLHTSVWMIIPMAAALAGIFGILLGAPTLKLRGDYLAIVTLGFGEIIRVFLNNLDHPVNLTNGPKGLGQIDAITLFKFDWLGIPGINLGKRHEVFGFDISAVTNYYYLFLVLVVLSVIICHRLELSRIGRAWMAIREDEIAAKAMGINTRNMKLLAFGMGATFGGISGSMFAAFQGFVSPESFSLTESIMIVAMVVLGGIGHLPGVILGAVLLSSLPEVLRWVSGIFDLQAISGGRLDPAILRQLLIALAMIIVMLLRPRGIWPTPEHGKSLQQQPASK; this comes from the coding sequence ATGGACTTCATCAACCGCCAGAACAAGTACGTCGTCTACGCACTGGGCGCGCTCGCGCTGTGCATCCTGCCGCTGCTGCTGCAGTACGCCGGCAACTTCTGGGTGCGCATCGCCGACATCGCGCTGCTCTACGTGCTGCTCGCGCTGGGCCTGAACATCGTGGTGGGCTATGCGGGCCTGCTGGACCTGGGCTACGTCGCGTTCTTCGCGATCGGCGCCTACATGTACGGCCTGATGGCCTCGCCGCACCTGTCCGAGAACTTCCCCTGGTTCGCGCGCATGTTCCCGCAGGGCCTGCACACGTCGGTGTGGATGATCATCCCGATGGCCGCGGCGCTGGCGGGCATCTTCGGCATCCTGCTGGGCGCGCCCACGCTGAAGCTGCGCGGCGACTACCTCGCCATCGTCACGCTCGGCTTCGGCGAGATCATCCGCGTGTTCCTGAACAACCTGGACCACCCGGTGAACCTCACCAACGGCCCCAAGGGCCTGGGCCAGATCGACGCGATCACGCTGTTCAAGTTCGACTGGCTGGGCATCCCCGGCATCAACCTCGGCAAGCGCCACGAGGTCTTCGGCTTCGACATCTCGGCGGTCACCAACTACTACTACCTGTTCCTCGTGCTGGTGGTCCTGTCCGTGATCATCTGCCACCGCCTGGAACTGTCGCGCATCGGCCGCGCCTGGATGGCGATCCGCGAGGACGAGATCGCGGCCAAGGCCATGGGCATCAACACGCGCAACATGAAGCTGCTGGCGTTCGGCATGGGCGCCACCTTCGGCGGCATCTCCGGCTCGATGTTCGCGGCCTTCCAGGGCTTCGTCTCGCCCGAGTCGTTCTCGCTGACCGAGTCGATCATGATCGTCGCGATGGTGGTGCTGGGCGGCATCGGCCACCTGCCGGGCGTGATCCTCGGCGCGGTGCTGCTGTCCTCGCTGCCGGAAGTGCTGCGCTGGGTGTCGGGCATCTTCGACCTGCAGGCGATCTCCGGCGGGCGGCTCGACCCCGCCATCCTGCGCCAGCTGCTGATCGCGCTGGCGATGATCATCGTGATGCTGCTGCGTCCGCGCGGCATCTGGCCCACGCCGGAACACGGCAAGTCGCTGCAGCAGCAGCCGGCGTCGAAGTGA
- a CDS encoding branched-chain amino acid ABC transporter permease, whose translation MDVLLQQIINGLVLGSMYALVALGYTMVYGIINLINFAHGEVLMVGAVTSWSIIVTAQESMPGIPGWLLLAVALIISCVVAAALNFVIEKVAYRPLRNSPKLAPLITAIGMSILLQTLAMIIWKPNYKSYPNLLPGGPYEFGGAVVTTTQIMALVLTVVSLAVLTYVVNFTRLGRAMRATAENPRVAALMGVKPDMVISATFIIGAILATIAGIMWASNYGTVQHTMGFLPGLKAFTAAVFGGIGNLAGAVVGGVLLGLIESIGSGYIGALTGGVLGSHYSDIFAFIVLIGVLTLRPSGLLGERVADRA comes from the coding sequence ATGGATGTCTTGCTCCAGCAGATCATCAACGGTCTGGTGCTCGGAAGCATGTACGCCCTCGTGGCCCTGGGCTACACGATGGTGTACGGCATCATCAACCTGATCAACTTCGCGCATGGCGAAGTGCTGATGGTCGGCGCGGTGACCAGCTGGTCGATCATCGTCACCGCGCAGGAGTCCATGCCCGGCATTCCCGGCTGGCTGCTGCTGGCGGTGGCCCTCATCATCTCCTGCGTGGTCGCGGCGGCGCTCAACTTCGTGATCGAGAAGGTGGCTTACCGGCCGCTGCGCAACAGCCCCAAGCTCGCGCCGCTGATCACCGCCATCGGCATGTCGATCCTGCTGCAGACGCTGGCGATGATCATCTGGAAGCCGAACTACAAGTCCTACCCCAACCTGCTGCCCGGCGGCCCGTACGAGTTCGGCGGCGCGGTGGTGACGACGACGCAGATCATGGCGCTGGTGCTCACGGTGGTGTCGCTGGCGGTGCTGACCTACGTGGTGAACTTCACCCGCCTGGGCCGCGCGATGCGCGCCACCGCCGAGAACCCTCGCGTCGCCGCGCTCATGGGCGTCAAGCCCGACATGGTGATCTCGGCCACCTTCATCATCGGCGCGATCCTCGCGACCATTGCCGGCATCATGTGGGCCTCGAACTACGGCACGGTCCAGCACACCATGGGCTTCCTGCCTGGCCTGAAGGCCTTCACCGCCGCGGTGTTCGGCGGCATCGGCAACCTCGCGGGCGCCGTGGTGGGCGGCGTGCTGCTCGGCCTCATCGAGTCGATCGGCTCGGGCTACATCGGCGCGCTGACCGGCGGCGTGCTCGGCAGCCACTACTCGGACATCTTCGCGTTCATCGTGCTCATCGGCGTGCTCACGCTGCGGCCTTCCGGCCTGCTGGGCGAACGCGTCGCGGACCGCGCCTGA